The window GGCAGAGTAAGGAAATGGTTTCCAGAAAACTTGGCCCTTACAGCCGGGACGTCAAAAGACTGCATAGCCAGATTGAGAACGCGGAAATACCTGTTGATGAAACCGTAGTTTCAGCCCTGGAAGAGATGGAAAGGCTCCTTGAATCTTACCTGAAGAGCTCCATACCGGAAAATACTTAATACGGCGGGCACAGGTAGAGAAAGAATAAAGTGGCAGGAAGAAAATGAAAAAAGTTGTAACCCTCCAGCATATTTATGGAAAAAACCGGGACAGAATGGCTGAACTCCTGAAAAGCCTGGTTGAGAATGAATTGAAGGACCTCAAGGTAAAGGTAGAGGTTTCTATTACCCCGGAAAACTGGGCAGAGTTTTCCCTTGAGGGCGAAGATGACATCGTGTCAGCCAATCTTCTTACATCCAGGTACGGAAGTCCTGCAACAAAAGCCGAAACTGGAAAGGTGTACCTGGGTTTCCTTCAGGCTTTTCCGGAAGACGCTTTTGTGGTTAACATCGGCGTCCCTTTGCGCGTTGAAGCCGAGGAACTCAAAGCACTGGGCAGCGGAAAGCCAAAACAGCTTGCATCGAGATTCGGCCTGGTCTCTCACCTGCCGGTTGAAGTTGAGGTATTTGAGGGAAACAAAAAAGCAAAAGCCCGCTTCACAAAAAAACAGCTTGACATCTGGTGGGGCTGGAAAAAAGCAAGTACTGACAGGGTTGTCATTAATGGTGCTACCCGTTCGGAAATAAAAAGCGCAATAAAAAGGACAGGGCACGGCAGAGATATTTATGAAGTCGAGCGCCTGGGACTGCTTGAGCATGCAATCGTATGCCGCGAAAAAACGGACGGGCCCGGAATTGTGGCAGCAATAGGACCTCGCCTTAAATCCGAAATGGGAGTCGTAATAGGAGATTCCGGTAAATAAAAATTAAATAAATAATTCATATTGTAATCTCAAAAAGACAGCGTGTGTGCCCGGTTCCATAACATTCGGTTTCCAGGACGCCACACTCTTTTCCCAGTTTTTCTTTTAGGATTCCTTCAAGGATGCCTTCTCTGAGGGCACAGAAGGGTTTTCCTATTGCCGGCATGACTCTCGCCTTGAAGTCATCTTCTACCTGAAGAGCAGGAGAACTTTCCATGAGCACCGAGACCCGGCAGTCTCCATGAAGTTCCATAAAACCTGCTATCTCATTAAACAGGTCTTCAGGAGTACTTGATCCAAAATTAGCAGCGAGATGCTTCCCTATGTCTATTCCAATCATCCTTACTACAGGGGCATTATCAAGCCCGTATGCTTCAAACCCAAATTGCATCACATGAAAAAGGGTTTCCATAAAGTGGACCCTGTCGTTTCCGTTTGCAGCAACTGTTTCCAGCAGGTTACTGTAATGTCCTGCAACTGGTTCCTGAGAGCAGCCCATGTACTGAGAGTTCAGGGAATAAATCTTCTTGCGCCGGTCTTGAGGGTCCGAATTTTCTTCAACAAGCTCGCATGATCTGAGGTTATTAAGATGAACCGAAATGGTTGATTTGGCTTTTGCCGTGTATTTTACAATTTCGTCAAACGATTTTGGCTCTTTCCTGAGTAAATTCAAGATCTGGAGTTTAACAGGGCTGTCTATGGTTATGAGCCCTCTTTCAGTATAAAAAAATTCAGTTTTCGTCTCAGGTTTTGCCATAATATCTTTAGGTAAGTTGTATTTTGAATATATAAAACGTTCGCGTGACTACGAATAATTAGTATTTGTATATAAAAATGCATATATAATATAGTTAAAGAATAAAGAACATAAAGACATGAGAAGAGGAAGGCAAAGTAAAACTAAAAATAGAACTCCAGCTAAAAGACATAGGGAAAAAAGGGTACTGCGAAAAAAGTGCCAGGATTTCTCAAAAAACCATACACAAGAAAACAAACATCAAATTCGTCATCTAAAATGCACACCGAAGTCAACTATCCGCTAAATCTAAAGATTTAACGGGTTTCCTGCTCGATGGTTTATGAAAGTACTTTTCAAATCACAGTACTTACATGCCAGAAAAATGCCAGTAAGTTTATAGAACAATTTTTGAAAAAGCAACGGGGAAAACACATGGGATTATTCACAAGGATGGAAACAGTATTCAAGTCAAAGATGAACAAAGTGCTTAACAGAATGGAAGACCCCAGAGAAACGCTTGATTATTCTTATGAAAAGCAGCTGGAACTGTTGCAGAACGTAAAAAGGGGCGTTGCAGAAGTGACAACCTCTAAAAAACGCCTCCAGCTCCAGCGGGCAAAATTGGTTCTGAGTAATGAGAAGCTTGGTCAGCAGGCAAAAGAGGCGGTTGCTGCTAATCGTGAAGACCTCGCAAGGATGGCTCTTGAGAGAAAAGCAGCCATCCAGCAGCAGGTAGATGGGATTGACAGGGAAATTCTGGAGCTTGAAAAACAGGAAGAAAAGCTCATTGCCTCGGAAAAGCGTCTTTCTACAAAGGTCGAGATCTTCAGGACAAAGAAAGAGTCCATTAAAGCCCAGTACTCCGCAGCTGAAGCCCAGGTAAAGATAAACGAGTCTGTTACCGGGATCGGTGAAGAAATGGCAGATGTGGGACTTGCACTTGATAGGGCTGAAAATAAGACCGAAGAAATGAAAGCCCGCGCCGAGGCAATTGACGATCTTATGGAAGCTGGCGCACTCGATGACCTTACAGATAGCAGGGATGGCATCGAGCGTGAACTTGCAAAAATCAGTACCCAGAGTAGTGTCGAATCCGAACTTGCAAAGCTTAAAGCCGAAGCTGGGAAGGGACCTGAAAAAGCTAAAACAGGAGTCGAAAGCACAGGTCCGGAAGAAGGAAAGGAGGTCTGAAAATGATAATCAGGATCATGGGAGAGGGCCAGTACCGGGCGCCTGAAG is drawn from Methanosarcina lacustris Z-7289 and contains these coding sequences:
- a CDS encoding DUF2110 family protein: MKKVVTLQHIYGKNRDRMAELLKSLVENELKDLKVKVEVSITPENWAEFSLEGEDDIVSANLLTSRYGSPATKAETGKVYLGFLQAFPEDAFVVNIGVPLRVEAEELKALGSGKPKQLASRFGLVSHLPVEVEVFEGNKKAKARFTKKQLDIWWGWKKASTDRVVINGATRSEIKSAIKRTGHGRDIYEVERLGLLEHAIVCREKTDGPGIVAAIGPRLKSEMGVVIGDSGK
- a CDS encoding PspA/IM30 family protein is translated as MGLFTRMETVFKSKMNKVLNRMEDPRETLDYSYEKQLELLQNVKRGVAEVTTSKKRLQLQRAKLVLSNEKLGQQAKEAVAANREDLARMALERKAAIQQQVDGIDREILELEKQEEKLIASEKRLSTKVEIFRTKKESIKAQYSAAEAQVKINESVTGIGEEMADVGLALDRAENKTEEMKARAEAIDDLMEAGALDDLTDSRDGIERELAKISTQSSVESELAKLKAEAGKGPEKAKTGVESTGPEEGKEV
- a CDS encoding V4R domain-containing protein, which gives rise to MAKPETKTEFFYTERGLITIDSPVKLQILNLLRKEPKSFDEIVKYTAKAKSTISVHLNNLRSCELVEENSDPQDRRKKIYSLNSQYMGCSQEPVAGHYSNLLETVAANGNDRVHFMETLFHVMQFGFEAYGLDNAPVVRMIGIDIGKHLAANFGSSTPEDLFNEIAGFMELHGDCRVSVLMESSPALQVEDDFKARVMPAIGKPFCALREGILEGILKEKLGKECGVLETECYGTGHTRCLFEITI